In the Thermococcus sp. genome, one interval contains:
- a CDS encoding antitoxin VapB family protein, producing the protein MVKTITISDDVYKELLRIKGDKSFSELFRELLREKKGNADVLLHIAGILSEDEYEEAKKRIKELEEAFDEWGQSLIRT; encoded by the coding sequence ATGGTCAAAACCATCACGATATCTGACGACGTTTACAAAGAGTTACTCCGCATTAAGGGGGATAAATCCTTCAGCGAGCTTTTTAGGGAGCTGTTAAGGGAGAAAAAGGGCAACGCCGATGTTCTACTACACATTGCTGGAATCCTGAGCGAGGATGAGTATGAGGAGGCCAAAAAGAGAATTAAAGAGCTGGAGGAGGCGTTTGACGAATGGGGACAGTCCTTGATACGAACGTGA